GCCTGGCTGGACGCGGCGGCGGCGGGCGCGGCGGCGCTGGTGGACCGGCCGCCCGTCGAGGTGCTGCACACCGGCTCGGGCTGGGGAGCGCTCGAACGACACCGGCGGGTGGCCGACGGCGAGCCGCCGCTGGACCTGCCGGGCACCCCCTTCCCCGACGCCACCCTCGGCCCGGAGCAGCGGCCCTGGCTCCGGCTGCTGGAGACCGGGCGGGTCGACCTGGACCTGGGCCAGCCGCCGCCGTCCTACCAGGTGGCGCCCGCCTGGCTCGCTCGGCTGCGGACGACCGGCGGACCGGCCGCCGACCTGCTGCGCGGGGTCGCCGAGGGCTACGCGGGCGAGGAGGACGCGGCCCAGTCGGCGTGGCGGCGGTCGCTGGCGGTCGAGCCGACGGCGTGGGCGTGGCGCAACCTGGCCGTGCTGGTGGCCGAGGACGACGTCGACGCCGGCCTGGCCGCCTACGCGGAGGCCCGGGCGCTCGCGCCGGACGTGCTGGCGCTGGTGCTCGAGGAGCTGGCGCTGCTGCTGGAGGCGGACCGGGCCGCCGCGGTGCTGGACCGGGTGGACGCCCTCGGCGCCGGCGTCCGCGCGGAACCGCGGGTGCAGCTGGCCGAGGCGCGGGCGGCGGTGGCGGTGGGGGACGCGGACCGGGCGGGCGGACTGCTCGAGCCCGGGCTGGTGGTGCCGCAGCTGCGCGAGGGCGCCCGGCTGCTGGAGGACCTCTGGTACGGGTACCGGGCCCTGCGGTTGCGGGCCACGGGGTCGAGGGCGGCGGGGCCGACCCCGGAGGAGGCGGCCAGCGCCGCCCGCCGGGAGCCGCTGCCGGCCGTCTACGACTTCTCGATGGCCGCGCCGACGACGTGAGTCAGGCGGCGCGGCTCATCGGGAGCGATCAGTGCTTCTTGCGGGTGGACTGGGAGAGCTTGCCCAGTCCCTCCTTGATCTTGCGCTGGTTCTGCGGCTTGGACAGCTCGCGCTGCGCGACCTGGATCACCTTCGCGACCACGGCGCCCTTGAGCAGACCTCTGAGCATTCCCATCGTGTTCTCCTTTACGCACCGTCTCCGGTGCAGCTCGTAGGCCTCAAATCTACCGGGGTCGCAGCAGCCCCCACCCCGAGGTCGGGGCTGCGGGGCACCAGACGGGGGAAGAACCGGGGCCATCCCCGGGTTGTCACCGGGTGAACGAGCACGTCCACGCACCTGAAGGAGCACCCCGTGACCGACACCCTGACCCCCTCCGCCCAGGCCTCCGGCACCTTCGCCCTCGGCGGCGACCTGCCCGTCGTCCGCCTCGGCTACGGCAGCATGCAGCTGACCGGCGACGGTGTGTGGGGCGACCCGAAGAACCCCGACGAGGCCGTCCGCGTCCTCCAGCGCGCCGTCGAGCTGGGCGTGACCTTCATCGACACCGCCGACTCCTACGGTCCCGTCGTCGCCGAGCAGCTGATCAAGAAGGCGCTGCACCCCTACGCCGACGACCTGGTGATCGCGACCAAGGCCGGCCTGACCCGCCCCGGCCCCGGTGACTGGCAGCCCGTCGGCCGCCCCGAGTACCTCCGCCAGCAGGTCGAGCTGAGCCTGCGCAACCTGGGCCTGGAGCGCATCGACCTCCACCAGCTGCACCGCATCGACCCGCAGGTCCCCCTCGCCGACCAGGTCGGCACGCTCAAGGAGCTGCAGGACGAGGGCAAGATCCGCCACATCGGTCTCTCCGAGGTCAGCGTCGAGGAGCTGAAGGAGGCGCAGCAGACCGCGACCATCGTCTCGGTGCAGAACCTGTTCAACCTCGCCGACCGCTCGGCGGAGCCGCTGCTCGACCACGCCGAGGCCGAGGGCATCGCCTTCATCCCGTGGTTCCCCCTGGCCACCGGCCAGCTGTCCCGCCCGGGCGGCCCGCTCGACGCCCTGGCGCAGGAGCACGGGGCCACCCCGTCGCAGCTGGCGCTGGCGTGGCTGCTGCGCCGCTCGCCGGTCATGCTGCCGATCCCCGGCACCTCGACCGTCGCGCACCTGGAGGACAACCTGGCCGCGGCCAGCCTGCAGCTCAGCGACGACGAGTTCGGCCGGCTCACCGACGCCGTCCGCTGACTCCCGGCGGGCGCCGACCAACCGGTCGGCGCCCGCTCTCGGGCCCGCGGGCAGACTGAGGGCATGAGCGATGGCACCGTGGCCGGCGACGGCCCCACCACCCCGGCCCGGGAGACCCCCGACCACACCGTCGACGTGCTGGTGATCGGGGCCGGGTTGTCCGGCGTCGGGGCGGCCTACCGTCTGCAGACCGAGTGCCCGGACCGCACCTACGCGGTGCTCGAGGCGCGCGAGCGGATCGGCGGCACCTGGGACCTGTTCCGCTACCCCGGCGTCCGGTCGGACTCCGACGTCTTCACGTTCAGCTACCTCTTCCGCCCCTGGGAGGGCGAGCAGACGCTGGCCGACGGCGAGAGCATCCGCACCTACATCGCCGACGTCGCGGCCGAGAACGGGATCGACCGGCGGATCCGGTTCGGCACCACGGTGGTGCACGCGTCCTGGTCGTCGGAGGCCGCACGCTGGACGGTCACGGCGCAGCGGTCGGACGGGCCGACGGAGACCTGGTCCTGCGGCTTCCTCTACGCGTGCTCCGGCTACTACGACTACACGGGGGGCCACACCCCCGACTTCCCCGGCCTCGACGACTTCGCCGGCCAGGTGGTGCACCCGCAGTTCTGGCCCGAGGACCTCGTGGTCGCCGGCCGGCGGGTCGTCGTCATCGGCTCGGGGGCCACGGCGGTCACGCTGGTCCCCGCGCTCGCCCGGGAGGGGGCGCACCCGGTCATGCTCCAGCGGACGCCCACCTGGGTGGTCTCCCAGCGCCAGGACGACCCGGTGACCCGCCGGCTGAAGCGGCGGCTGCCGCCGAAGGTGGCGCACCGGGTGGTCCGGGCCCGCAACCTGGCCCTCGGCCAGGCCTTCTACCAGCTGAGCCGGCGCCGTCCCGACCTGGCGCGCAGCTACCTGAGCAAGCCGATCGTCGGCCGGATGGGACCGGAGTTCGCGGCCGAGCACTTCACCCCCAGCTACGACCCCTGGGACCAGCGGCTCTGCGTCATCCCCGACAGCGACCTGCTCAAGATCGTCGAGCGGGGCGAGGCCGAG
The window above is part of the Friedmanniella luteola genome. Proteins encoded here:
- a CDS encoding aldo/keto reductase, producing MTDTLTPSAQASGTFALGGDLPVVRLGYGSMQLTGDGVWGDPKNPDEAVRVLQRAVELGVTFIDTADSYGPVVAEQLIKKALHPYADDLVIATKAGLTRPGPGDWQPVGRPEYLRQQVELSLRNLGLERIDLHQLHRIDPQVPLADQVGTLKELQDEGKIRHIGLSEVSVEELKEAQQTATIVSVQNLFNLADRSAEPLLDHAEAEGIAFIPWFPLATGQLSRPGGPLDALAQEHGATPSQLALAWLLRRSPVMLPIPGTSTVAHLEDNLAAASLQLSDDEFGRLTDAVR
- a CDS encoding flavin-containing monooxygenase, translating into MSDGTVAGDGPTTPARETPDHTVDVLVIGAGLSGVGAAYRLQTECPDRTYAVLEARERIGGTWDLFRYPGVRSDSDVFTFSYLFRPWEGEQTLADGESIRTYIADVAAENGIDRRIRFGTTVVHASWSSEAARWTVTAQRSDGPTETWSCGFLYACSGYYDYTGGHTPDFPGLDDFAGQVVHPQFWPEDLVVAGRRVVVIGSGATAVTLVPALAREGAHPVMLQRTPTWVVSQRQDDPVTRRLKRRLPPKVAHRVVRARNLALGQAFYQLSRRRPDLARSYLSKPIVGRMGPEFAAEHFTPSYDPWDQRLCVIPDSDLLKIVERGEAEVVTDRVDRFVPEGIRLVSGRVLEADVVVTATGLQMKLLSGFSLDVDGVPVVLPERAVYRGLMLDGVPNFALAIGYVNASWSLRADLSSRYVCRYLNHLRRRRRGFGYPVRPADLEERPVMPLRSGYVQRALTTLPVQGSRDPWTVPQNYVLDSLRMRLGRVDEGLRFDVAPAPAAATAQRPAVPTPAGVTA